Proteins from a single region of Bos javanicus breed banteng chromosome 7, ARS-OSU_banteng_1.0, whole genome shotgun sequence:
- the LOC133251896 gene encoding putative gustatory receptor clone PTE01 — MYLITILGNLLIIQAVTSDSHLHTPMYFFLSNLSLADIGFISSTVPNMIVNIQTHSRVISCEGCLTQMSIFILFGGMDCTLLTAMAYDRFAAICQPLHYTAIMNPRLCCSLVLASFLVSLLESQVHNLIVLQLTCFKDVEISNFFCDPSLLHDLACSDTVTNNIVMYFVGTIFGFLPLSGILFSYYKILSSILRIPSTGGKYKAFSTCGSHLAVVCLFYGTGLGVYLISAISQSPRKDVTASVVYTVVTPMLNPFIYSLRNRDIKRAMWKFSKDVQSDDLIQRDLGDDYSQVN, encoded by the exons ATGTACCTGATCACCATTCTGGGGAACCTACTCATCATCCAGGCCGTCACCTctgactcccacctccacacccccatgtacttcttcctctccaacctgtccttGGCTGACATTGGTTTCATCTCCAGCACTGTCCCCAATATGATTGTAAACATCCAAACTCACAGCAGAGTCATCTCCTGTGAAGGCTGCCTGACTCAGATgtctatttttatccttttcGGAGGCATGGATTGTACGCTTCTGACTGCTATGGCCTATGACCGGTTTGCGGCCATCTGTCAGCCACTGCACTACACGGCCATCATGAACCCACGCCTGTGCTGCTCCTTAGTTTTGGCGTCTTTTTTGGTTAGCCTTTTGGAGTCCCAGGTGCACAATTTGATTGTGTTACAACTTACCTGCTTCAAGGATGTGGAAATCTCTAACTTCTTCTGTGACCCTTCTCTGCTCCACGACCTGGCCTGTTCTGACACTGTCACCAATAACATAGTCATGTATTTTGTTGGTACCATCTTCGGTTTTCTCCCTTTATCAGGAATCCTTTTCTCTTACTATAAAattctttcttccattctgagaatCCCCTCAACAGGTGGGAAATataaagccttctccacctgtggctcccacctggcagttgtttgcttattttatggAACAGGCCTTGGGGTGTACCTCATCTCAGCCATCTCACAATCTCCCAGGAAGGATGTGACAGCATCAGTGGTGTACACTGTGGTCACCCCCATGttgaaccccttcatctacagtcTTAGGAACAGAGACATCAAAAGGGCCATGTGGAA ATTTTCTAAAGATGTACAAAGTGATGATTTAATACAGAGAGACCTTGGGGATGATTACAGTCAAGTTAATTAG